Proteins encoded by one window of Glycine soja cultivar W05 chromosome 15, ASM419377v2, whole genome shotgun sequence:
- the LOC114387350 gene encoding NAC domain-containing protein 76-like: protein MMPGNGQLTVPPGFRFHPTDEELLYYYLRKKVSYEVIDLDVIREVDLNKLEPWDLKDKCRIGSGPQNEWYFFSHKDKKYPTGTRTNRATTAGFWKATGRDKSIYHTNSKRIGMRKTLVFYTGRAPHGQKTDWIMHEYRLDEDDADVQEDGWVVCRVFKKKNQSRGFQQELEEEEHLTTHMRASGPCQVLEQKHLHMQGGPYDHYNFDGTMHLPQLFSPESAIAPPTNSSLALSMNAMDILECSQNLLRLTTTGCGLNLMQQQQEERFSGDWSFLDKLLASHHGMDQSKCNPPTNHHAATAVGTSAQKFPFHYLGCDTTHDIMKFSK, encoded by the exons ATGATGCCAGGCAATGGACAGTTAACTGTTCCTCCGGGCTTCAGGTTCCACCCTACTGATGAGGAGCTTCTCTACTATTATCTGAGGAAGAAAGTTTCTTATGAAGTCATTGATCTTGATGTCATAAGAGAAGTAGATCTCAACAAACTTGAGCCTTGGGACCTCAAAG ATAAGTGTAGGATTGGATCAGGGCCTCAGAATGAGTGGTATTTCTTCAGCCATAAGGACAAGAAATACCCAACAGGAACCAGAACAAATCGAGCAACTACAGCTGGTTTTTGGAAAGCAACTGGAAGAGACAAGTCCATATACCACACTAATTCCAAGAGGATTGGCATGAGGAAAACCCTAGTTTTCTACACTGGTCGTGCTCCTCATGGCCAGAAGACTGAttggatcatgcatgagtatcgccttgatgaagatgatgctGATGTTCAA GAAGATGGGTGGGTGGTATGCAGGgtcttcaaaaagaaaaaccaaagcCGAGGTTTCCAACAAGAACTTGAAGAAGAAGAGCACTTAACCACCCACATGAGAGCAAGTGGTCCATGCCAGGTTCTAGAGCAGAAGCATCTTCACATGCAAGGAGGACCATATGATCATTACAACTTTGATGGGACAATGCACCTCCCACAGTTGTTCAGTCCAGAATCAGCTATTGCACCACCTACAAATTCTTCCTTGGCCTTATCCATGAATGCCATGGACATCCTTGAGTGCTCTCAAAACCTGTTGAGGCTCACAACCACTGGCTGTGGACTTAATCTTATGCAGCAACAACAAGAAGAGAGGTTCAGTGGTGACTGGTCTTTCTTGGACAAGCTACTAGCATCACACCATGGCATGGATCAAAGCAAATGTAACCCTCCTACTAATCATCATGCTGCAACTGCTGTGGGCACTTCTGCTCAAAAATTCCCATTTCATTACCTTGGCTGTGACACCACCCATGATATCATGAAATTTTCCAAGTAG